In Thioalkalivibrio sp. XN279, a single window of DNA contains:
- a CDS encoding cory-CC-star protein, which yields MGEDRRSGRWREISAGLREFYVAPYRRTFARAQREEDDLFMLLVFAETLGVPNPAAWYTLELMPLLYERFHDWHRRMGMEHSPLDHLRCC from the coding sequence ATGGGCGAAGACCGCCGGTCGGGTCGCTGGCGTGAAATTTCCGCAGGCCTGCGGGAGTTCTACGTCGCGCCCTACCGGCGCACCTTCGCCCGCGCGCAGCGCGAGGAGGACGACCTGTTCATGCTGCTGGTGTTTGCCGAGACGCTCGGCGTGCCCAACCCGGCGGCCTGGTACACGCTGGAGTTGATGCCGCTCCTCTACGAACGCTTCCACGACTGGCACCGGCGCATGGGCATGGAGCATTCGCCGCTGGACCACCTGCGATGCTGCTGA
- a CDS encoding homogentisate 1,2-dioxygenase — protein sequence MKKWISFPRVEGTASRQAHADLPPGTFERELGKEGFFGPATHMYHRRPPTGWSSFEGPLRPRAFDTTKLAIAADSPWQAALLLHNAAVKFRHWRLARSMPALARNSDGDELLFLHQGSAVLFCDYGRLELVEGDYLLLPRGTMWRLEIEAPVSALLIEATNDSFRLPDKGMLGPHAIFDEAMLDTPAIDEGFLAQQDEREWRVEVKRRDQVSVITYPYSPLDAVGWKGDLVPVRINWRAIRPLMSHRYHLPPSVHTTFLAGRFVVCTFVPRPFESDPGALKVPFFHNNDDFDEVIFYHAGEFFSRDNIHPGMITMHPCGFTHGPHPKALKNMLEQKAPGTNEVAVMLDTRDALEVGEAAAGVEWHGYVDSWKGGAA from the coding sequence ATGAAGAAGTGGATTTCCTTTCCGCGGGTGGAGGGCACGGCGTCGCGCCAGGCGCACGCCGACCTGCCGCCGGGCACGTTCGAGCGCGAGCTGGGCAAGGAGGGCTTCTTCGGCCCGGCCACGCACATGTACCACCGCCGCCCGCCGACCGGGTGGAGCAGCTTCGAGGGGCCGCTGCGGCCGCGCGCTTTCGACACCACGAAGCTCGCCATCGCGGCGGATTCGCCCTGGCAGGCCGCGCTGCTGCTGCACAACGCCGCGGTGAAGTTCCGCCACTGGCGCCTGGCGCGCAGCATGCCGGCGCTGGCGCGCAACTCCGACGGCGACGAGCTGCTGTTCCTGCACCAGGGCAGCGCCGTCCTGTTCTGCGACTACGGGCGCCTGGAGCTGGTCGAGGGCGATTACCTCTTGCTGCCGCGCGGCACCATGTGGCGCCTGGAGATCGAGGCACCGGTGTCCGCCCTGCTGATCGAGGCCACCAACGACAGTTTCCGGCTGCCCGACAAGGGCATGCTGGGCCCGCACGCCATCTTCGACGAGGCCATGCTCGACACACCGGCCATCGATGAAGGCTTTCTCGCCCAGCAGGACGAGCGCGAGTGGCGCGTCGAGGTGAAGCGACGCGACCAGGTGTCCGTCATCACCTATCCCTACAGCCCGCTGGACGCGGTCGGCTGGAAAGGCGACCTGGTGCCGGTGCGCATCAACTGGCGCGCCATCCGGCCGCTGATGTCGCACCGCTACCACTTGCCGCCCTCGGTGCACACGACCTTCCTGGCCGGCCGCTTCGTGGTGTGCACTTTCGTGCCGCGGCCGTTCGAGTCCGACCCCGGCGCGCTCAAGGTGCCGTTCTTCCACAACAACGACGATTTCGACGAGGTGATCTTCTATCACGCCGGCGAGTTCTTCTCGCGCGACAACATCCACCCCGGGATGATCACCATGCACCCCTGCGGTTTCACCCACGGGCCGCACCCGAAAGCGTTAAAGAACATGCTGGAGCAGAAGGCGCCCGGCACCAACGAGGTCGCCGTCATGCTGGATACGCGCGATGCGCTGGAGGTCGGCGAGGCCGCGGCCGGGGTCGAATGGCACGGTTACGTCGACAGCTGGAAGGGGGGTGCCGCGTGA
- the maiA gene encoding maleylacetoacetate isomerase, with the protein MSPTGAEPATLYGYWRSTAAWRVRIALNLKAMAWTSRAVHLLRDGGEQRRPDYLRLNPQGLVPALAIDGQLLSQSLAIIEYLEETRPAPALLPADAAGRARVRSLAQLVAGDLHPLNNLRVLQYLDAHMGAGEAQRQAWYRHWVRVGLEALETRLARDAETGRFCHGDAPGLADCCLVPQLYNARRYECPLDACPTLLRIEAACGELDAFQAAVPERQPDAAPAP; encoded by the coding sequence ATGAGCCCTACCGGCGCTGAACCGGCCACGCTCTACGGCTACTGGCGCAGCACCGCCGCGTGGCGCGTCCGGATCGCGCTCAACCTGAAGGCCATGGCGTGGACCTCCAGGGCCGTGCACCTGCTGCGCGACGGCGGTGAGCAGCGGCGTCCCGACTACCTGCGCCTGAACCCGCAGGGCCTGGTGCCGGCGCTGGCGATCGACGGCCAGCTCCTGAGCCAGTCGCTGGCGATCATCGAGTATCTCGAGGAGACCCGCCCCGCACCCGCGCTCCTGCCAGCCGACGCCGCCGGTCGGGCGCGCGTGCGCAGCCTGGCCCAGCTGGTGGCAGGCGACCTGCACCCCCTCAACAACCTGCGCGTGCTGCAATATCTCGACGCACACATGGGTGCCGGGGAGGCGCAGCGGCAGGCGTGGTACCGCCATTGGGTCAGGGTGGGGCTCGAAGCCCTGGAGACCCGCCTGGCGCGCGACGCCGAGACCGGTCGTTTCTGCCACGGCGACGCCCCCGGGCTGGCCGACTGCTGCCTGGTGCCGCAGCTCTATAACGCGCGGCGCTACGAGTGCCCATTGGATGCCTGCCCGACGCTGCTGCGCATCGAGGCGGCCTGCGGTGAGCTGGACGCGTTCCAGGCCGCGGTGCCGGAGCGCCAGCCGGACGCCGCACCCGCCCCCTGA
- a CDS encoding glutathione S-transferase family protein gives MKLYDMRVAPNPRRVRIFLAEKGIEIPTVEINIRAGENLQPGFLAVNPRGVLPALELDDGTVIDESTAICRYFEALQPEPPLLGTTPLEIALVECWNRRIEFDAGQAVIDAFRNSYPPYADRAVPGRSGMPAIPALVERGRVRLAEFFPVIEQRLRESEFVAGPKFSLADITLLCITDFARALKMTVPEDDVPNFLRWHATVSARPSATA, from the coding sequence GTGAAGCTTTACGACATGCGCGTCGCCCCCAATCCGCGCCGGGTGCGCATCTTCCTTGCCGAGAAAGGCATCGAGATCCCGACGGTGGAAATCAACATCCGCGCCGGAGAGAACCTGCAACCCGGCTTTCTCGCCGTCAATCCGCGCGGCGTGCTGCCCGCGCTGGAACTCGACGACGGCACCGTGATCGACGAGTCGACCGCCATCTGCCGCTACTTCGAGGCGCTGCAACCCGAGCCGCCGCTGCTCGGCACCACGCCGCTGGAGATCGCCCTGGTGGAGTGCTGGAACAGGCGCATCGAGTTCGACGCCGGACAGGCCGTGATCGACGCCTTCAGGAACAGCTATCCGCCGTATGCCGACCGGGCCGTGCCCGGGCGCAGCGGGATGCCCGCCATCCCCGCCCTGGTGGAGCGGGGGCGCGTGCGCCTGGCCGAGTTCTTCCCGGTCATCGAACAGCGGCTGCGCGAGTCGGAGTTCGTCGCCGGCCCGAAGTTCTCCCTCGCCGACATCACCCTGCTGTGCATCACGGACTTCGCCCGCGCGCTGAAGATGACGGTACCGGAAGACGACGTGCCGAATTTCCTGCGCTGGCACGCCACGGTCTCGGCGCGGCCGAGCGCGACCGCCTAG
- a CDS encoding MarR family winged helix-turn-helix transcriptional regulator gives MTDKPFLLDAFLPYRLSVLSNRLSAAIAESYSRRYGLSIPEWRVIAVLAHAPGASAAEVAERTAMDKVAVSRAVRRLQQTGRVSRRMAAGDRRRSMLDLTAEGRRIYDRITPALRRYEEQLLAVLDVAERRTMDTLLSRLERRARELAPPVID, from the coding sequence ATGACCGACAAGCCTTTCCTGCTCGACGCGTTCCTGCCTTACCGCCTGTCCGTGCTGTCGAACCGGCTCAGTGCGGCCATCGCCGAGTCCTATTCCCGGCGCTACGGCCTGTCCATACCGGAATGGCGCGTCATCGCCGTGCTGGCGCACGCGCCGGGGGCCTCCGCCGCGGAGGTGGCCGAGCGCACGGCCATGGACAAGGTGGCAGTCAGCCGCGCCGTGCGCCGGCTGCAGCAGACCGGCCGGGTGTCGCGGCGCATGGCGGCCGGCGACCGGCGGCGCAGCATGCTCGACCTGACCGCGGAAGGACGCCGCATCTACGACCGGATCACGCCCGCACTGCGCCGCTACGAGGAGCAACTCCTGGCTGTCTTGGACGTGGCCGAACGACGCACCATGGACACCCTGCTAAGCCGCCTCGAGCGCCGGGCGCGCGAGCTCGCCCCCCCGGTCATCGACTGA
- a CDS encoding carbon starvation protein A, which produces MSSIALLLVGLGMLTAGYLFYSKFIAERIYQLDPDFRTPAHEFRDGVDYVPTNKFVLWGHHFTSVAGAAPIVGPAIAVIWGWGPAFAWVILGTIFFAGVHDFGALWASVRNKGKSIGTLTGNVIGNRARNLFLVVIFLLLLMVNAAFAVVISNLLVARPTAVIPTWGAIVVAVIIGQLIYRYKMSLLWVSIVGVVALYALIFVGYAYPIVLPESVLGLGPRSQWILLLFVYAGVASMLPVWVLLQPRDYINGLQLFLGLGLLYVAVLIGAPDIVAPAFNDNVPAGTPSLVPLLFVTIACGAISGFHGLVSSGTTSKQLDKETDARFVGYFGSVGEGMLALAAIICTTAGFATLADWEAMYSKFGGGSLAAFVQGGGAILAGGFGMPEDLGATILAVMAILFAATTMDTGLRLQRFVVQEAAEIAGFKVNVVFSTLIALGFCLALAFGAGADGAGGMIIWPLFGTTNQLMAGLTLSIISVILIRQGRPAVFTAVPLAFLLTMSIYALLVQLGQFYAQKNWLLLVMDIVILLAALWVALEAAIAMGRGAKGTAPVAAKR; this is translated from the coding sequence ATGAGCTCAATCGCTTTGTTGTTGGTCGGGCTGGGGATGCTGACCGCGGGCTACCTGTTCTACTCGAAGTTCATCGCTGAGCGGATCTACCAGCTCGACCCTGACTTCCGCACGCCGGCGCACGAGTTCCGCGACGGCGTGGACTACGTGCCGACCAACAAGTTCGTACTCTGGGGGCACCACTTCACCTCCGTGGCCGGCGCCGCGCCCATCGTCGGCCCGGCCATCGCCGTCATCTGGGGCTGGGGCCCGGCCTTCGCCTGGGTGATCCTCGGCACCATCTTCTTCGCCGGCGTGCACGACTTCGGCGCCTTGTGGGCCAGCGTGCGCAACAAGGGCAAGTCCATCGGCACGCTCACCGGCAACGTCATCGGCAACCGCGCGCGCAACCTTTTCCTGGTGGTGATCTTCCTGCTGCTGCTGATGGTCAACGCCGCCTTCGCCGTGGTGATCTCCAACCTGCTGGTGGCGCGGCCGACTGCAGTGATCCCGACCTGGGGCGCGATCGTGGTGGCGGTGATCATCGGCCAGCTCATCTACCGCTACAAGATGAGCCTGCTGTGGGTGTCCATCGTCGGCGTGGTGGCGCTGTATGCGCTGATCTTCGTCGGCTACGCCTATCCCATCGTGCTGCCCGAAAGCGTCCTGGGCCTGGGGCCGCGCTCGCAGTGGATCCTGCTGCTGTTCGTCTACGCCGGCGTCGCCTCCATGCTGCCGGTGTGGGTGCTGCTGCAGCCGCGCGACTACATCAACGGCCTGCAGCTGTTCCTCGGCCTCGGACTGCTCTACGTGGCGGTGCTGATCGGCGCGCCGGACATCGTCGCGCCGGCCTTCAACGACAACGTGCCCGCCGGCACGCCCAGCCTGGTGCCGCTGCTGTTCGTCACCATCGCCTGCGGCGCCATCAGCGGCTTCCACGGCCTGGTCTCCTCGGGCACCACCTCCAAGCAGCTGGACAAGGAAACCGACGCCCGCTTCGTCGGTTACTTCGGCTCGGTGGGCGAAGGCATGCTGGCGCTGGCGGCGATCATCTGCACCACCGCGGGCTTCGCCACGCTGGCCGACTGGGAGGCCATGTACTCCAAGTTCGGCGGCGGCAGCCTGGCGGCCTTCGTGCAGGGCGGCGGCGCCATCCTCGCCGGCGGCTTCGGCATGCCTGAAGACCTCGGCGCCACCATCCTCGCCGTGATGGCGATCCTGTTCGCCGCCACCACCATGGACACCGGCCTGCGCCTGCAGCGCTTCGTGGTGCAGGAGGCGGCGGAGATCGCCGGCTTCAAGGTCAACGTGGTGTTCAGCACGCTGATCGCTCTGGGCTTCTGCCTGGCGCTGGCCTTCGGCGCCGGCGCGGACGGCGCCGGCGGCATGATCATCTGGCCGCTGTTCGGCACCACCAACCAGCTCATGGCCGGCCTCACGCTGTCCATCATCTCGGTGATCCTGATCCGCCAGGGACGCCCGGCGGTGTTCACCGCGGTGCCGCTGGCCTTCCTGCTGACCATGTCGATCTACGCGCTGCTGGTGCAGCTGGGCCAGTTCTACGCGCAGAAGAACTGGCTGCTGCTGGTGATGGACATCGTCATCCTGCTCGCTGCACTGTGGGTGGCGCTGGAAGCCGCCATCGCCATGGGCCGCGGCGCCAAGGGCACGGCGCCGGTGGCGGCGAAGCGCTGA
- the pdxH gene encoding pyridoxamine 5'-phosphate oxidase, which produces MDIGDLRSEYSGQPFRRGDLDPDPVKQFAHWFQQAREVAQPEVNACTLATAGIDGRPSARTVLLKYFDADGFVFFTNTHSHKAQQIAENPAVAMLFFWQTLERQVCIRGVAEKISTTEALRYFARRPRGSQLGAWVSEQSSVITNRSVLEMKLDEMKRKFSTGDVPLPSFWGGYRIRPAEIEFWQGRASRLHDRLRYRRVDDAWVIERLAP; this is translated from the coding sequence ATGGACATCGGAGACCTGAGAAGCGAATACAGCGGGCAACCCTTTCGCCGCGGCGACCTGGACCCGGATCCGGTGAAGCAGTTCGCGCACTGGTTCCAGCAGGCGCGCGAGGTCGCGCAGCCGGAGGTGAACGCCTGCACCCTGGCCACCGCCGGCATCGACGGCCGCCCGAGCGCGCGCACGGTGCTGCTGAAGTATTTCGACGCCGACGGCTTCGTGTTTTTTACCAACACCCACAGCCACAAGGCGCAGCAGATCGCGGAGAATCCCGCCGTCGCCATGCTGTTCTTCTGGCAGACGCTGGAGCGCCAGGTGTGTATTCGCGGCGTGGCCGAGAAGATCAGCACCACCGAGGCGCTGCGTTACTTCGCCCGCCGCCCCCGCGGCAGCCAGCTCGGCGCCTGGGTGTCGGAGCAGAGCAGCGTCATCACCAACCGCTCGGTGCTGGAGATGAAACTCGACGAGATGAAGCGCAAGTTCTCGACGGGCGACGTGCCGCTGCCGTCCTTCTGGGGCGGCTACCGCATCCGCCCGGCGGAGATCGAGTTCTGGCAGGGGCGCGCCTCGCGCCTGCACGACCGCCTGCGCTACCGCCGCGTGGACGACGCCTGGGTTATCGAGCGTCTCGCGCCCTGA
- a CDS encoding peptide ABC transporter substrate-binding protein: MRPGKILLQLLAACSLATPAAAEVLKVANPGHPASLDPHRITGVWENRIVGDMLVGLTTEGRGGAVVPGAAESWTVSDDGLHYEFALREHAWSDGTPVTADDFVFAFRRMMSGETTSPYAQFFWVIENGRAVTSGEMPPQALGVAAPAPDRLVIRLDRRTPYFPGLLMHFAAFPVPRHAVAEHGEDWTKPGNMPANGAFRLAARVPNDHVLLEKNPAFWDAPAVRLKGVQYFGLEDRDAALLRFRAGELHVLRDFPASRTAWLRERMPDAVHTAPYLGLSFLAVNHQRAALGDARVRRALSMALDRATITEKVLGSGERPAFSLVPPGTAGYPDPARPAWRDHSMQARREEAKALMQAAGFGPGQPLQLRLRYPQSENERRVAIALQSMWRAIHVDAELQRAETAIHYAALQQGDFDLALASWLAVYDDAQTFTLLLQTESGPNNLGNYSNAEYDRLTAAASRQPDPAARARLLREAEALAVGEQALIPLYHHVSRNLVSPRVTGWEDNMLDVNRSRYLGLRPE; the protein is encoded by the coding sequence ATGCGTCCGGGAAAGATACTGCTCCAATTACTCGCCGCCTGCAGCCTCGCCACGCCCGCGGCGGCCGAGGTGCTGAAAGTCGCCAACCCCGGCCACCCCGCGTCGCTCGACCCGCACCGCATCACCGGCGTGTGGGAGAACCGTATCGTCGGCGACATGCTCGTCGGGCTGACCACCGAGGGCCGGGGCGGCGCCGTGGTGCCGGGCGCAGCCGAATCCTGGACGGTGTCGGACGACGGGCTGCACTACGAGTTCGCCCTGCGCGAGCATGCCTGGTCCGACGGTACGCCGGTCACCGCCGACGATTTCGTGTTCGCATTCCGCCGCATGATGTCGGGCGAGACGACCTCACCCTACGCGCAGTTCTTCTGGGTCATCGAGAACGGCCGCGCCGTCACCTCGGGCGAGATGCCGCCCCAGGCGCTCGGCGTCGCCGCCCCCGCGCCTGACCGGCTGGTGATCCGGCTGGATCGCCGCACGCCCTATTTTCCCGGGCTGCTGATGCACTTCGCCGCCTTCCCGGTGCCGCGGCACGCCGTGGCGGAGCATGGCGAGGACTGGACGAAGCCGGGCAACATGCCCGCCAACGGCGCCTTCCGCCTCGCGGCCCGCGTGCCCAACGACCACGTGCTGCTGGAAAAGAACCCGGCGTTCTGGGACGCGCCCGCCGTCCGTCTCAAGGGGGTGCAGTATTTCGGCCTCGAGGACCGCGACGCGGCGCTGCTGCGCTTCCGCGCCGGCGAACTGCACGTCTTGCGCGACTTCCCGGCCAGTCGCACGGCATGGCTGCGCGAGCGCATGCCCGACGCGGTGCACACGGCGCCTTACCTGGGGCTGTCCTTCCTCGCCGTCAACCACCAGCGCGCGGCACTCGGCGACGCGCGCGTGCGCCGGGCGCTGTCCATGGCGCTGGATCGCGCCACCATCACGGAGAAGGTGCTGGGCAGCGGCGAGCGGCCGGCCTTCAGCCTGGTGCCGCCCGGCACCGCCGGCTACCCCGATCCGGCGCGCCCTGCGTGGCGCGACCACTCGATGCAGGCGCGACGGGAGGAGGCAAAGGCGCTGATGCAGGCCGCCGGCTTCGGTCCGGGCCAGCCGCTGCAACTGCGGCTGCGCTATCCCCAGTCTGAGAACGAGCGGCGCGTCGCCATCGCGCTGCAGTCCATGTGGCGCGCGATTCACGTCGACGCCGAGCTGCAGCGGGCCGAGACCGCGATCCACTACGCCGCCCTGCAACAGGGGGACTTCGACCTTGCCCTCGCCAGCTGGCTCGCGGTGTACGACGACGCGCAGACGTTCACGCTGCTGCTGCAGACCGAGAGCGGACCGAACAACCTCGGCAACTACAGCAACGCGGAATACGACCGTCTCACCGCGGCGGCCTCGCGCCAGCCCGATCCCGCGGCGCGCGCGCGCCTGTTGCGCGAGGCCGAGGCGCTGGCCGTGGGCGAACAGGCACTGATCCCGCTCTACCACCACGTCTCGCGCAACCTCGTCAGCCCGCGTGTCACCGGCTGGGAGGACAACATGCTGGACGTCAACCGCAGCCGGTACCTCGGACTCCGGCCGGAGTGA
- the hppD gene encoding 4-hydroxyphenylpyruvate dioxygenase: MTEVQDNPLGIDGFEFVEFAAPDAALLHSLFRHMGFTAVGRHRERKVTLYRQGDVNFLVNEEPDSFAADFARAHGPSACGFAIRVADAARARAHAIDHGAAALSNKPATLPVRAPVVEGIGGSALYLVDRYGERASIYDADFEYFDGVDRHPAGFGLTFIDHLTHNVYQGNMDKWAGFYERIFNFREIRYFDIKGSQTGLVSRAMTAPDGMVRIPINEATDDKSQIAEYLEEYNGEGIQHIALFTDDIYASVEALRGDGIEFLDVPDTYYEMVDGRVPEHGEDLERMSRNRILIDADRETGKRLLLQIFTQTCVGPIFFEIIQRKGNEGFGEGNFQALFESIERDQMRRGVI; encoded by the coding sequence ATGACCGAAGTTCAGGACAACCCCCTGGGCATCGACGGTTTCGAGTTCGTCGAATTCGCGGCGCCCGACGCCGCCCTGTTGCACAGCCTCTTTCGTCACATGGGTTTCACGGCGGTGGGCCGCCACCGCGAGCGCAAGGTCACGCTGTACCGCCAGGGCGACGTGAATTTCCTCGTCAACGAGGAGCCCGACAGCTTTGCCGCGGACTTCGCGCGCGCCCACGGCCCGAGCGCATGCGGCTTCGCCATTCGCGTGGCCGACGCGGCGCGCGCCCGCGCCCACGCCATCGATCATGGCGCGGCGGCGCTCAGCAACAAGCCGGCGACGCTGCCGGTGCGCGCGCCGGTGGTCGAGGGCATCGGCGGCAGCGCCCTGTACCTGGTCGATCGCTATGGCGAGCGCGCCTCGATCTACGACGCCGACTTCGAGTATTTCGACGGCGTGGACCGGCACCCGGCCGGTTTTGGCCTGACCTTCATCGATCACCTCACCCACAACGTGTACCAGGGCAACATGGACAAGTGGGCGGGCTTCTACGAGCGCATCTTCAACTTCCGCGAGATCCGCTACTTCGACATCAAGGGCAGCCAGACCGGCCTGGTCTCGCGCGCCATGACGGCGCCGGACGGCATGGTCCGCATTCCCATCAACGAGGCGACCGACGACAAGTCGCAGATCGCCGAGTATCTCGAGGAATACAACGGCGAGGGCATCCAGCACATCGCGCTGTTCACCGACGACATCTACGCTTCGGTCGAAGCCCTGCGCGGCGACGGTATCGAGTTCCTCGACGTGCCTGACACCTACTACGAGATGGTCGACGGCCGCGTGCCTGAGCATGGCGAGGACCTGGAGCGCATGTCCCGCAACCGCATCCTGATCGACGCCGACCGCGAAACCGGCAAGCGCCTGCTGTTGCAGATCTTCACCCAGACCTGCGTCGGCCCGATCTTTTTCGAGATCATCCAGCGCAAGGGCAACGAGGGCTTCGGCGAGGGCAACTTCCAGGCCCTGTTCGAGTCGATCGAGCGGGACCAGATGCGCCGGGGCGTGATCTAG
- a CDS encoding fumarylacetoacetate hydrolase family protein, giving the protein MKLASLKNGGRDGALVVVSRDLSRAARAAAAPTLQAALDDWDRCSPLLRAQAEALEQGEAGDAFDLAVGDLAAPLPRAYQFLDGSAYLAHVERVRRARGAEMPPSFLTDPLMYQAASDGFLPPVGTIPVASEDYGIDFESEVCVVTSDVPMGVGAEEAGDYVQLVCLVNDVSLRNLIPAELAKGFGFLHSKPRSALSPVMVTPDELGDAWRDGKVHLPLVTTLDGERFGAPEAGVDMQFSFFELIAHAAKTRPLAAGTIIGSGTVANQDESLGASCMAEKRMLEIIRDGKPTTPFLSFGARVRVEMFDRAGHSIFGAIEHAYEPYRR; this is encoded by the coding sequence GTGAAGCTCGCCAGCCTCAAGAACGGGGGGCGCGACGGCGCCCTGGTCGTCGTCAGCCGCGACCTGTCGCGTGCGGCGCGGGCGGCGGCGGCGCCGACCCTGCAGGCGGCGCTGGACGACTGGGATCGCTGCAGCCCGCTGCTGCGCGCGCAGGCGGAGGCGCTGGAGCAGGGCGAGGCCGGGGATGCCTTCGACCTCGCCGTCGGCGACCTGGCCGCACCGCTGCCGCGCGCTTACCAGTTCCTCGACGGCAGCGCCTATCTCGCGCACGTGGAGCGCGTGCGGCGTGCCCGCGGCGCCGAGATGCCGCCCAGCTTCCTCACCGATCCCCTGATGTACCAGGCGGCGTCCGACGGGTTCCTGCCGCCGGTCGGGACCATCCCGGTGGCCAGCGAGGACTACGGCATCGACTTCGAGTCCGAGGTCTGCGTGGTCACCTCGGACGTCCCCATGGGCGTGGGCGCCGAGGAGGCGGGCGACTACGTGCAGCTGGTCTGCCTGGTGAACGACGTCTCGCTGCGCAACCTGATCCCGGCCGAGCTGGCCAAGGGCTTCGGCTTCCTGCACAGCAAGCCGCGCTCGGCGCTGTCGCCGGTCATGGTCACGCCCGACGAGCTGGGCGACGCCTGGCGCGACGGCAAGGTGCACCTGCCGCTGGTGACCACGCTCGACGGCGAGCGCTTCGGCGCGCCCGAGGCCGGTGTGGACATGCAGTTTTCCTTCTTCGAGCTCATCGCCCATGCGGCGAAGACCCGGCCGCTGGCCGCGGGCACCATCATCGGCTCCGGCACGGTGGCGAACCAGGACGAATCCCTGGGGGCCTCCTGCATGGCGGAGAAGCGCATGCTGGAAATCATCCGCGACGGCAAGCCGACGACGCCGTTCCTGTCTTTCGGGGCGCGCGTGCGGGTGGAGATGTTCGACCGTGCGGGGCATTCGATTTTCGGCGCCATCGAGCATGCCTATGAGCCCTACCGGCGCTGA
- a CDS encoding ArsA family ATPase, translating into MLLSLAREKRVLFFGGKGGVGKTTVSTAVALAEADAGRRVLLVSTDPAHNLGHLWGRAVGPDPVRLAPGLDGMELDPDVVVTRHLDEVGAALRRLMPERLQGEVDRHMALSRDAPGMQEAALLERIAETVQAGLEDYELVVFDTAPSGHTARLMALPEMMTAWTEGLLTRREQSARFGAALAGLGKEDRALGDRVVGETPGGGEERDDRIRHLLYRRREKLALLRDTLADGARTAFVIVLAAERLPVLETIELAQKLQRAGVALSALVVNKRSPAEAGEFFAARRGQEETHLATLSASLGDVPRLDLPLVARDVVGAEALREFAALLRARDAR; encoded by the coding sequence ATGCTGCTGAGCCTTGCGCGCGAGAAACGCGTGCTGTTTTTCGGCGGCAAGGGCGGCGTCGGCAAGACCACCGTGTCCACCGCCGTGGCCCTGGCCGAGGCCGACGCCGGGCGGCGCGTGCTGCTGGTGTCCACCGACCCGGCACACAACCTCGGGCACCTCTGGGGCCGTGCGGTGGGACCGGACCCGGTCCGGCTGGCGCCGGGTCTTGACGGCATGGAGCTGGATCCGGACGTGGTCGTCACGCGCCACCTCGACGAGGTCGGCGCGGCGCTGCGGCGACTGATGCCCGAGCGCCTGCAGGGCGAGGTGGACCGGCACATGGCGCTGTCGCGGGACGCGCCCGGAATGCAGGAGGCGGCCCTGCTCGAGCGCATCGCGGAGACCGTGCAGGCCGGGCTCGAAGATTACGAGCTGGTGGTGTTCGACACCGCGCCCTCGGGCCATACGGCGCGCCTCATGGCGCTGCCGGAGATGATGACGGCGTGGACGGAGGGACTGCTGACGCGGCGCGAGCAGAGCGCGCGCTTCGGCGCCGCGCTGGCGGGCTTGGGGAAGGAAGACCGGGCGCTCGGCGACCGGGTCGTCGGCGAGACCCCGGGGGGCGGGGAAGAGCGCGACGACCGCATTCGCCACCTGCTTTACCGGCGGCGCGAGAAACTCGCGCTGCTGCGCGACACCCTGGCCGACGGTGCCCGCACCGCCTTCGTCATCGTGCTCGCAGCGGAACGCCTGCCGGTACTGGAGACCATCGAGTTGGCGCAGAAACTGCAGCGCGCCGGCGTGGCACTGAGCGCGCTGGTGGTCAACAAGCGCAGTCCCGCGGAGGCAGGCGAGTTCTTCGCCGCTCGCCGTGGCCAGGAAGAGACGCACCTGGCGACCCTGTCGGCGTCGCTGGGCGACGTGCCACGCCTCGACCTGCCGCTGGTGGCGCGCGACGTCGTCGGGGCCGAGGCCTTGCGCGAATTCGCCGCCCTGCTCAGGGCGCGAGACGCTCGATAA